The DNA region GCGACCGGTGGCTGCACCGACGGCCCGCAGATTGTCCTTCCACGCGACTCCCGGCGGTCCGCTGAACACGGTGGGAGCGATCTCCGCCAACTGCGGGTAGTCCTGCGGTGTGAGCGCCACCGAACCCAGGATCAGATCGGGGTCGGCCTCACGGATGGCGGCGAGGTCGGGATCACTCCGGTTCCCGGCGCCGGGCAGTTCGTGGATCACGGTGCCGAGGTAGGAAGGTTGGTCGTCCGATCCGTCCGGCAGGGCGGCGGCCACGATGCGCGATTGCAGACCCAGCGCGCACAACGCGTCGAGTTGGTCGCCGGAGAGCACGACGATGCGTTGCGGGTCGGCGCTCACCAGCGCGGTCTCCGGCAGCGGCGGCGTCACGGCGTGCCCGGTCGCGTTTCGGACCTCGCGCTCGGCCGGGCCCTCGTCGAGCGCCGCCGGTTCGGGGGCACAGGACTCGTCGGGCCTGCGGTCGTTTCCGAGCACTCCCGCGCCTGCGACCCGGGTTGTGCTGGTGATGATCGAGCCGTCGCCGGCGGCCGGCGCCGACCCCTGGCCCGAAGTCCCGCAGCCGCCCAGGACGGCCACGCCCAGCCCCGCGGAAAGTGCGGTCAGCCCCGCAGTTCGGCAGACTCGGCGCACGGTCTGCACTCGCCTGAACAGCACGCCGCCGACGGTAACATCCAGGCAGTTCGCGGCTGGTCAACAGGCGTCCCGTGGCCGATCCGGCGACGATGCGACATCAAATACGACCGTTTGTAGGACCACCCCACCTCTCGGCGCGTTCGGGAGTTAGGATTCATAACGAACCGTCGGCACGCCGGCAGTTCGAACACCGTCGGCGAGCCGACATTTCTATCGTCGGGAAAGCCCCCGGTACATGCCCGGTGGTTTGCGAAACGTTGGAGGACTGTTGGTAGCCGAAGCGCCCCCAATCGGAGAACTCGAGGCCCGGCGTCCGTTTCCGGCCCGCCTCGGTCCCAAGGGCAACCTGATCTACAACCTGATCACCACCACCGATCACAAGCTGATCGGCATCATGTACTGCGTCGCCTGCTTTGCGTTCTTCCTCATCGGCGGCCTGATGGCGCTGTTCATCCGCACCGAGTTGGCGGTTCCGGGCCTGCAGTTCCTGTCCAACGAGCAGTACAACCAGCTGTTCACCATGCACGGCACGGTGATGCTGCTGTTCTACGCGACCCCGATCGTGTTCGGCTTCGCCAACCTGGTGCTGCCCCTGCAGATCGGCGCGCCCGACGTGGCGTTCCCGCGCCTGAACGCGTTCTCGTTCTGGCTGTTCCTCTTCGGCGCACTGATCGCCACCGCAGGCTTCATCACCCCGGGCGGCGCCGCAGACTTCGGCTGGACCGCGTACTC from Mycobacterium sp. DL includes:
- a CDS encoding iron-siderophore ABC transporter substrate-binding protein, translating into MLFRRVQTVRRVCRTAGLTALSAGLGVAVLGGCGTSGQGSAPAAGDGSIITSTTRVAGAGVLGNDRRPDESCAPEPAALDEGPAEREVRNATGHAVTPPLPETALVSADPQRIVVLSGDQLDALCALGLQSRIVAAALPDGSDDQPSYLGTVIHELPGAGNRSDPDLAAIREADPDLILGSVALTPQDYPQLAEIAPTVFSGPPGVAWKDNLRAVGAATGRVDAADALIDGFDRAAGETGEANDATHFQASVVQFTDTTVRVFGTDNFPAGVLADVGVDRPAAQRFTDKPYVEIGTSEEDLGNSPDFSIADGDILYLSFATAEARERAPEVMDSDAWRQLSVTRDNRMFAVNNEVWQSGEGIVAARGILADLRSVNSPIN